In Humulus lupulus chromosome 6, drHumLupu1.1, whole genome shotgun sequence, a single genomic region encodes these proteins:
- the LOC133785679 gene encoding secreted RxLR effector protein 161-like — protein sequence MDKSHPLSSPMVVRSLEVKKDPFRPREEHEELLGPEVSYLSAIGALMYLANCKSPGIAFSVNLLARYHSAPTYRHWKGIKHILRYLQGIIGKGLLYSNKCGSQLVGYADAEYLSDPHKAISQTGYLFTCSDTAISWRSTKQTLAPTSSNHAEILAIHEEDNVACIAQLKGGYIKGDRTKHISPKLFFTHDLQNSGDIDVHQIRSSDNLPDLFTKSLPTSTFEKMVHKIGMHRLKDLQERRIEGK from the exons ATGGACAAATCACACCCATTGAGCAGTCCAATGGTGGTTAGATCACTTGAAGTTAAAAAGGATCCTTTCCGACCCAGAGAAGAACATGAAGAGCTCCTTGGTCCTGAAGTGTCATATCTTAGTGCAATAGGAGCCTTAATGTATCTTGCTAACTGCAAAAGTCCTGGTATAGCATTTTCTGTAAATTTGTTAGCAAGATATCACTCTGCTCCAACGTATAGACATTGGAAAGGGATTAAGCATATACTACGCTATCTTCAGGGTATTATTGGTAAAGGGTTATTATATTCAAATAAATGTGGGTCACAACTAGTTGGTTATGCAGACGCAGAATATTTATCTGATCCACATAAAGCTATATCTCAAACAGGTTATTTGTTCACATGCAGTGACACTGCAATATCTTGGCGTTCAACAAAGCAAACTCTAGCACCTACTTCTTCAAATCATGCTGAAATACTTGCAATTCATGAG GAAGATAATGTTGCATGTATCGCTCAACTAAAAGGAGGATACATTAAAGGAGATAGAACCAAACACATTTCACCGAAATTATTTTTCACACATGACCTTCAAAATAGTGGCGATATTGATGTTCATCAAATTCGATCTAGTGACAATCTTCCAgacttatttacaaagtcattaccaacatcAACATTTGAGAAGATGGTACATAAGATTGGAATGCATCGATTAAAGGATCTTCAAGAGCGTCGAATTGAGGGGAAGTAA